A stretch of Lujinxingia sediminis DNA encodes these proteins:
- a CDS encoding DUF58 domain-containing protein produces the protein MLPGELFKAVRHLEIVARRAVNDHLAGQYHSVFKGRGMDFLDVRAYQPGDDIRVIDWNVSARTSELHVKQFTEERELTVFLLVDASASQSFGTRHRRKQETAAELAALIAFSAIANNDRVGLIVFTDQVEVFLPPRKGKKHVLRVIKEILSPRVERRKTSINTALEYLTRISRKRSISFLISDFLDADYERSLKIANRRHELIPLVVVDPMERRIPEMGLVHFEDPESGQIIPVDTSSSAVREGFAAHMARVRRDQQRIFNKLRIDSVTIDTEGNHIDPLVRYFKQRARRP, from the coding sequence ATGCTCCCCGGTGAACTTTTTAAAGCGGTACGTCACCTCGAGATCGTCGCGCGTCGCGCGGTCAACGATCACCTGGCCGGCCAGTACCACAGCGTCTTTAAAGGGCGCGGCATGGACTTTCTGGATGTGCGCGCCTACCAGCCCGGCGACGACATCCGGGTCATCGACTGGAACGTCAGCGCCCGCACAAGTGAGCTGCACGTCAAGCAGTTCACCGAAGAGCGCGAGCTCACCGTCTTTTTGCTCGTCGACGCCTCGGCCTCCCAGTCCTTCGGCACCCGCCATCGGCGCAAGCAAGAAACCGCCGCCGAGCTCGCCGCGCTCATCGCCTTCAGCGCGATTGCCAACAACGACCGCGTGGGCTTGATCGTCTTCACCGATCAGGTCGAGGTCTTCTTGCCGCCGCGCAAAGGCAAAAAGCACGTGCTGCGCGTCATCAAAGAGATCCTCTCGCCACGGGTGGAGCGGCGCAAAACCTCCATCAACACCGCGCTGGAGTACCTCACCCGCATCAGCCGCAAGCGCAGCATCTCCTTTCTGATCAGCGACTTCCTGGACGCCGACTACGAGCGCAGCCTGAAGATCGCCAACCGCCGCCACGAGCTCATTCCCCTGGTCGTCGTCGACCCGATGGAGCGCCGTATCCCCGAGATGGGGCTTGTGCATTTTGAAGATCCGGAGAGCGGGCAGATCATCCCCGTCGACACCTCCTCGTCGGCGGTGCGGGAGGGATTTGCCGCGCATATGGCCAGGGTGCGACGCGATCAGCAGCGCATCTTCAACAAGCTGCGCATCGACAGCGTCACCATCGACACCGAAGGCAACCACATCGATCCCCTGGTGCGTTATTTCAAGCAGCGCGCGAGGCGCCCATGA
- a CDS encoding AAA family ATPase — protein sequence MTTPDETPQNVSATDANAALEERVADASQFISRIRASLAPIVIGQTMMVDRLLIGLLTGGHVLLEGVPGLAKTLTVKSLAESIHCQFARIQFTPDLLPADLIGTMIFDQASRDFVPRKGPVFTNILLADEINRAPAKVQSALLEAMQERQVTIGDSTYKLDRPFLVLATQNPIEQEGTYPLPEAQVDRFMLMIKVGYPTRSEERQIMDLVTESAEMPTPQPVVTPQEVLEAQQLVRQIYIDDKLKDYIVDIIYATRTPEQYKLRSLADFIDYGASPRATIYLNLASRAHAFLEGRAYVTPEDIKAVAYDVLRHRVVLTYEAEAEEYTPERVLTTILETIDVP from the coding sequence ATGACCACCCCCGATGAGACCCCTCAGAATGTGAGCGCCACCGACGCCAACGCCGCGCTGGAAGAGCGCGTCGCCGACGCCAGTCAGTTTATCAGCCGCATCCGCGCCTCGCTGGCCCCCATCGTCATCGGTCAGACCATGATGGTCGACCGCCTGCTCATTGGACTCTTGACCGGCGGCCACGTGCTTCTCGAAGGCGTGCCCGGTCTGGCCAAGACGCTCACCGTCAAGAGCCTGGCCGAGAGCATTCACTGCCAGTTTGCGCGCATCCAGTTCACGCCGGATCTTTTGCCGGCGGACCTCATCGGCACGATGATCTTCGATCAGGCCTCCCGCGATTTTGTGCCGCGCAAGGGTCCGGTCTTCACCAATATTTTGCTCGCAGACGAGATCAACCGCGCCCCGGCCAAGGTGCAATCCGCGCTGCTCGAAGCGATGCAGGAGCGCCAGGTCACCATCGGTGACTCCACCTACAAGCTCGACCGCCCCTTCCTGGTGCTCGCCACCCAGAACCCCATCGAGCAGGAAGGCACCTACCCGCTGCCGGAGGCCCAGGTCGACCGCTTCATGCTCATGATCAAGGTCGGCTACCCCACCCGCTCCGAGGAGCGCCAGATCATGGATCTGGTCACCGAGAGCGCCGAGATGCCCACCCCGCAGCCGGTGGTCACGCCGCAGGAGGTGCTCGAAGCCCAGCAGCTCGTGCGTCAGATCTACATCGACGACAAGCTCAAGGACTATATCGTCGACATCATCTACGCCACGCGCACCCCCGAGCAGTACAAGCTGCGCTCGCTGGCCGATTTTATCGACTACGGCGCAAGCCCCCGTGCGACCATCTACCTCAACCTCGCCAGCCGCGCGCACGCCTTTTTGGAAGGCCGCGCCTACGTGACCCCCGAGGACATCAAGGCGGTGGCCTACGACGTGCTGCGCCACCGCGTCGTGCTCACCTACGAGGCCGAGGCCGAGGAGTACACCCCCGAGCGCGTGCTCACCACGATCCTGGAGACGATCGACGTCCCCTGA
- a CDS encoding ribonuclease HI: MDWQERYFKGKKVWVKVDHLGDPVVESGRVEMRYQNSEDAKIYRASPANVSAQSAELVDATREFEEKLAGKKPASKSKSSSKSSTSGTKAAPGSITSLEAPERWGPRHESTSVPDAIASLEWPDEGIVEIYTDGACSGNPGPCGYGVVIRDGEHYREIGQYLGQGTNNIGELMGIKTALEAVDDRSRPVHLYTDSTYCIGVLTKGWKAKANRELILEIRALVATFSDLTFHKVKGHSDHPLNDRADFMATSSLEDAR; encoded by the coding sequence GTGGACTGGCAAGAGCGCTACTTCAAAGGCAAGAAAGTCTGGGTCAAGGTCGACCATCTGGGTGACCCCGTCGTGGAGTCGGGGCGCGTGGAGATGCGCTACCAGAACAGCGAGGACGCCAAGATCTACCGCGCCTCCCCGGCCAACGTCTCCGCCCAGTCGGCCGAGCTCGTTGATGCCACCCGCGAGTTTGAAGAAAAACTCGCCGGTAAAAAGCCCGCCTCGAAGTCGAAGTCCTCGTCGAAGTCCTCGACGTCGGGAACAAAAGCGGCCCCGGGCTCCATTACATCGCTCGAAGCGCCCGAGCGCTGGGGGCCGCGCCACGAATCGACGTCGGTGCCCGACGCCATCGCCTCGCTTGAGTGGCCCGATGAGGGCATCGTCGAGATCTACACCGACGGCGCCTGCTCCGGTAACCCCGGCCCCTGTGGCTACGGCGTGGTGATCCGCGACGGAGAGCACTACCGCGAGATCGGCCAGTACCTCGGCCAGGGCACCAACAACATCGGTGAGCTTATGGGCATCAAAACCGCTCTGGAGGCCGTCGACGACCGCAGCCGCCCGGTGCATCTCTACACCGACAGCACCTACTGCATCGGCGTGCTCACAAAAGGCTGGAAGGCCAAGGCCAACCGCGAGCTTATTCTGGAGATTCGCGCGCTGGTTGCGACCTTCTCCGACCTGACCTTTCATAAGGTAAAAGGCCACTCCGACCACCCGCTCAACGACCGCGCCGACTTTATGGCGACCTCCTCGCTTGAGGACGCCCGGTAA
- a CDS encoding caspase family protein → MAPLHPCRRPLLLIAFVAAMLLQTPLPARAQTAPQGPYPALSAPASVERSGTRDAAIIVALQDYVFLPDVPGAIDNANDWERFFSDDLGVPRVHTLTDRQATREQLLRFAEQAASEVGEGGTLWFVFIGHGAPGSATDGLLVGVDAQQDPDSLQARGLSQQALLDVLNAGNQANTVMVVDACFSGRASNGDPLAPTQPVIPINVRPALSKSTVILSAAEATEFAGALPGASRPAFSYLLLGALRGWASSETRVSARDAWSFTRRALRGIPGRFQQTPSIFGNEELVLVRGASERNPGIERIMRTAATPRPEPTPAPTPTDQSSARYQSFALSPGFVPDPAIGRGLAGGRINAASLGPVAGGECIGMVDARPDHTLKLNADFAYVRIGITSEVDTSLAIRRPDGSFLCDDDTHGLNPEIAGRMPAGDYQIFIGAVGQVSDPVYRLEISERPANAAPSRNVEPPEPAAEIASMSLSRGFTPSEATFSGVADRDADASRIPGCIGEVNSRPELLLVLTSRFSTLHLGVNSPADTWLIVRRPDGSFLCDDDGRGLNPRISGAFPPGVYQVYVGSQFSSSPSYDFYASESSTGIPSPQAAPSPGAHYQNFSLRPGFSPDPAIGTGAAGGSRDASIIGGTAHGPCTGRIDTRPDHRVTLERSFNYLRFRARSHSDTSLVIVGPDGSFYCNDDSDGHDPLIEGAFPAGEYGVFIGRVGFGTDVDYALEISEIR, encoded by the coding sequence ATGGCGCCTCTTCACCCCTGTCGTCGCCCTCTCCTACTCATCGCCTTCGTCGCCGCGATGCTCCTGCAGACGCCCCTGCCGGCCCGGGCGCAGACCGCGCCCCAGGGGCCCTACCCCGCGCTGAGCGCCCCGGCCTCGGTCGAGCGCTCCGGCACCCGCGATGCTGCCATCATCGTCGCACTGCAGGACTATGTCTTTTTGCCCGACGTCCCCGGCGCGATCGACAACGCCAACGACTGGGAGCGTTTTTTCAGCGATGACTTAGGCGTCCCCCGCGTCCACACGCTCACCGACCGCCAGGCCACCCGCGAGCAGCTTTTGCGCTTCGCCGAGCAGGCCGCCTCCGAGGTCGGTGAGGGCGGTACGCTCTGGTTTGTCTTCATCGGCCACGGCGCCCCGGGCTCGGCGACCGACGGGCTCCTGGTCGGCGTCGACGCCCAGCAAGACCCCGACAGCCTCCAGGCCCGCGGCCTCTCCCAGCAGGCGCTCCTCGATGTGCTCAACGCCGGCAACCAGGCCAACACCGTGATGGTTGTCGACGCCTGCTTCAGCGGGCGCGCCTCCAACGGTGACCCCCTGGCCCCGACCCAGCCGGTGATCCCGATCAACGTGCGGCCGGCCTTGAGCAAATCCACGGTGATCCTCTCGGCGGCCGAGGCCACCGAATTTGCCGGGGCGCTCCCCGGCGCCTCCCGGCCGGCCTTTAGCTACCTGCTGCTCGGCGCGCTGCGCGGCTGGGCATCGTCGGAGACCCGGGTCAGCGCGCGCGACGCCTGGTCCTTTACCCGTCGCGCGCTGCGCGGCATCCCCGGGCGTTTTCAGCAGACCCCCTCGATCTTCGGAAACGAGGAGCTCGTGCTGGTGCGCGGCGCCTCCGAGCGCAATCCGGGCATCGAGCGCATCATGCGCACCGCCGCCACCCCGCGCCCCGAACCCACCCCGGCGCCAACCCCCACCGACCAGAGCTCGGCGCGCTACCAGAGCTTTGCGCTCAGCCCGGGCTTTGTCCCCGACCCGGCCATCGGCCGCGGCCTGGCCGGGGGCCGCATCAACGCCGCCTCGCTGGGCCCGGTCGCCGGCGGCGAATGCATCGGCATGGTCGATGCGCGCCCCGACCACACGCTAAAACTCAACGCAGACTTCGCCTACGTGCGCATCGGCATCACCAGCGAAGTCGACACAAGCCTGGCCATCCGCCGCCCCGACGGAAGCTTCTTGTGCGACGACGACACCCACGGCCTCAACCCCGAGATCGCCGGGCGCATGCCCGCCGGCGACTACCAGATCTTCATCGGTGCCGTCGGCCAGGTCAGCGATCCCGTCTACCGCCTGGAGATCTCCGAGCGCCCGGCCAACGCGGCTCCCTCCCGCAACGTCGAGCCCCCGGAGCCGGCGGCCGAGATCGCATCCATGTCCCTCTCCCGGGGCTTCACCCCCTCCGAGGCCACCTTCAGCGGGGTCGCTGACCGTGACGCCGACGCAAGCAGAATCCCGGGCTGCATCGGCGAGGTCAACAGCCGTCCCGAACTCCTCCTCGTCCTCACCAGCCGCTTCTCCACCCTCCACCTGGGGGTGAACTCCCCGGCCGACACCTGGCTCATCGTCCGCCGTCCCGACGGCAGCTTCCTCTGCGACGACGACGGCCGGGGCCTCAACCCCCGCATCAGTGGCGCCTTTCCCCCGGGCGTCTACCAGGTCTACGTCGGCTCACAGTTCAGCAGCAGCCCCTCCTACGACTTCTACGCCTCCGAGAGCAGCACCGGCATCCCCTCCCCACAGGCCGCACCCTCGCCCGGGGCACACTACCAGAACTTCTCGCTCCGACCGGGCTTCTCGCCAGACCCCGCCATCGGCACGGGCGCAGCCGGCGGCAGTCGCGACGCCTCGATTATCGGCGGGACCGCCCACGGCCCCTGCACCGGAAGAATCGATACTCGCCCCGACCACCGCGTCACCCTGGAGAGGAGCTTCAACTACCTGAGATTTCGCGCCCGATCGCACTCCGACACCTCGCTTGTGATCGTGGGCCCGGACGGCAGTTTCTACTGCAACGACGATAGCGACGGCCACGACCCGCTCATCGAGGGCGCATTCCCCGCCGGCGAGTATGGAGTGTTTATCGGCAGGGTCGGCTTCGGAACTGACGTCGATTATGCGTTGGAGATCTCGGAAATTCGCTAA
- a CDS encoding ATP phosphoribosyltransferase regulatory subunit, with the protein MLDIQFATPALDRSVSLRRQVTAQAMQVFGGWGYREIQIPLLERFDALQGALDEDQIARSFRFVDRGGNLMVLRPDVTPAVAKTFAFQLTGLPLPLRVSYANKVVRIERSFSGAQVESYQLGAELIGRGGLVADVEVLLVVLEVLERLGLKMFHINLADHQLARHLLKATGAPRRIREDVEEAILARDPDEVRLILEGLGTRRPFIDSIAVLAGLEGGLQQLDWIEKALPNELELLERVRYLRDIERTLAELGYGKKVRIDLGEIDGPGYYTGIGFSVVSEGASRRLARGGRYDTLIGRFGKETPAVGFSFSLETLVELLHPKVAQGGARRRAHEVVTVRESDAVLGFEEVLERRRNNLPTRVIARGEERG; encoded by the coding sequence GTGCTGGATATACAGTTTGCGACGCCGGCGCTGGACCGCTCAGTGAGCCTTCGCCGACAGGTGACCGCCCAGGCGATGCAGGTCTTTGGCGGATGGGGCTACCGAGAAATTCAAATTCCCTTGCTGGAGCGTTTTGACGCCCTGCAAGGTGCGCTCGACGAAGATCAGATCGCGCGCAGCTTTCGCTTCGTGGATCGGGGGGGCAACCTCATGGTGCTGCGCCCCGATGTGACGCCGGCGGTGGCCAAGACCTTTGCGTTTCAGCTCACCGGGCTGCCGCTGCCGCTGCGGGTGAGCTACGCCAACAAGGTCGTGCGCATTGAGCGCAGCTTCTCAGGCGCGCAGGTTGAGAGCTACCAGCTGGGCGCCGAGCTCATCGGGCGCGGCGGGCTGGTGGCCGATGTGGAAGTGCTGCTGGTGGTGCTCGAGGTGCTGGAGCGCCTGGGGCTGAAGATGTTCCACATCAACCTGGCCGATCATCAGCTGGCGCGTCACCTCCTTAAGGCGACCGGCGCGCCCAGGCGCATCCGCGAAGATGTGGAAGAGGCGATCCTGGCGCGCGATCCGGATGAGGTTCGCCTGATCCTCGAAGGCCTGGGCACCCGCAGGCCCTTCATCGACTCCATCGCGGTGCTCGCCGGGCTGGAGGGCGGCCTGCAACAGCTCGACTGGATTGAGAAGGCGTTGCCTAACGAGCTGGAGCTGCTCGAGCGGGTGCGTTATCTGCGCGATATTGAGCGGACGCTGGCCGAGCTGGGCTACGGCAAGAAGGTGCGTATCGACCTCGGTGAGATCGACGGGCCGGGTTATTATACGGGTATCGGCTTCAGTGTGGTTTCGGAAGGTGCCAGCCGCAGGCTTGCGCGGGGTGGGCGCTACGACACGTTGATCGGGCGTTTTGGCAAAGAGACGCCGGCGGTCGGGTTTTCGTTCTCGCTGGAGACGCTGGTGGAGCTGTTGCACCCGAAGGTCGCCCAGGGAGGCGCGCGCCGACGCGCGCATGAGGTGGTGACGGTGCGCGAGAGCGATGCGGTACTGGGCTTTGAAGAGGTTCTGGAGCGACGACGCAATAACCTGCCCACGCGCGTGATTGCCCGTGGCGAGGAGCGAGGATGA